The sequence ggGGCCTTACAGGGTTATTTTCTTGCTTCATCTCGCGAGTTAACTCGACTGGATCAAATTACCAAAGCACCTGTTATTCATCACTTCTCGGAAAGCATTTCAGGGGTCATGACAGTCCGAGCATTCAGAAAGCAGAAGAGATTCACCGAAGAGAATGTTAAAAGGGTGAATGCTAATTTAAGAATGGATTTCCACAACTATAGTTCCAATGAGTGGTTGGGATTCCGCTTAGAATTGCTTGGAAGCTTGGTTTTCTGCATTTCAGCCATGTTCATGATCCTCTTACCAAGCAATATCATAAAGCCAGGTAAGCCAAAACCTCTTAAAGTTCATTTTGCCTTTTGGTGACCCTTGACATAAAAACTAACTGCATTTTTCTGTTTCATGTAGAAAATGTTGGTTTATCTCTTTCTTATGGTTTGTCATTGAATGCTGTCTTGTTCTGGGCTGTGTACATGAGCTGCTTCATTGAGAACAAAATGGTATCTGTTGAGAGGATAAAACAGTTTACAAATATTCCATCAGAACCGGCATGGATTATTAAGGATCGTTTGCCTCCTTCAAATTGGCCAGGTCAAGGCAATGTTGATATTAAAGACTTGCAGGTAACAAACAAGAATTTTAGCCAAATTGATTAATATATCCTATGATGAAATGAAATATGTTGCATTCTAGTTTTCTTCCCTATGCATTGATCAACACTGATTGTACTTTGTTGTGATGACTGAACTTTTGGAAAACAGGTCCGGTATCGTCCGAACACTCCTCTAGTTCTCAAGGGCATTACTTTAAGCATTTATGGAGGAGAAAAGATTGGTGTTGTAGGCCGCACTGGAAGTGGAAAATCAACTCTGATTCAAGTTTTCTTCAGGCTGGTGGAACCTTCAGGAGGCAAAATAATTATTGATGGCATTGACATATCAGTGTTGGGGCTTCATGATCTTAGATCTCGCTTTGGTATCATCCCTCAGGAGCCTGTCCTTTTCGAAGGAACTGTCAGAAGCAATATTGATCCAACTGGACAGTACACAGATGAAGATATATGGAAGGTAAAACACACACCATTATGTCTGGTTTGGTTCTATCCTTATGTGGCCTAAAATTCATGTTAAACTAAGTTTCTATATTGTTGTAGAGTTTGGAAAGGTGTCAACTAAAAGAGGCAGTGTCTGCTAAGCCTGAAAAGCTTGACTCTTTAGGTACATTTTGCTTGAACTGCTTGAAATTCATCATTTTACATTTGTACTAATGGGAATAATGCTCTTGTTCTTGACCTATCAGTGGTAGATAATGGAGAGAATTGGAGTGTGGGGCAGAGGCAGTTGCTTTGTTTGGGGCGAGTTATGCTTAAGCAAAGCCGGCTCTTGTTTATGGACGAAGCAACGGCTTCTGTTGATTCGCAAACTGATGGTGTGATTCAGAAGATCATAAGAGAGGACTTTGCAGCATGTACCATCATCAGCATTGCTCACAGAATACCTACAGTCATGGACTGTGATAGAGTTTTAGTTGTAGATGCAGGTATCAAAATATGCACTCTCTTTGATTCCTTCATCTTGGACCTTTATGTTAATGTACTATAGTCTTAATGTTGTTCATGTTATGCTTGTGATAGGGAGAGCAAAAGAATTTGATAAGCCTTCAAACTTGCTTCAAAGGCCATCTCTGTTTGGAGCATTGGTTCACGAGTATGCTAGCCGTTCCACAGGACTATAAGAAAACCACCTCTCATATATATGTTTGGCCTCAAAATAAAAAAGTATGGATAATTCTTTTGGTTGAACATGGGAAGAACCATGTGAAGGAAATGGGTAATTCTTTTTTGCCACAGAAAATTGGCAAAAGGCATGTGGAGATTTATTCAATATTTTGCAAAATTGTATCAGGTAGTAATAGGTGGCATATTCTGATGACTAGTAccattgatgatgttgaatggaaCTTTCAATTTATTAATATGACGACTCCACAATAAAACCGATTGTTATCATGTTATGTTCATTTAGCAAGCATACCTCTTGCTTTAAATACTTCTAAAAATTGAGAAAATGTGCATTTTGATGTAACTAAATACAATGGAATCCAGGCACAAAAATACTACTAATCTTTTTCAGGCAAATGACACCATATTGAAGCATACTCATCTAGCAAATTTGCTTATTTCTTTTTCGCTAATCATGTGCCTTCAATCATATGTAATGAGAGGATCACAGCACACAATAAATGTTTTGATTTTttgttgattaaaaaaattaattttctaattagacttaaaatttaattttcatgtacCATGTTTGTGGAATGGAGTTTTTATACATATATTCAATCATGGATTATcatatcacaaaaaaaaaattacttaaaaaattatctaaacaaGTGAAATTAGATTATGATTAGATGGTCGTGTATtggaatattaaaattaaactcttatattcaaaaaaagaaaagaaaaattaaagagatATTAGTTTCCAAATTAGATGACAAGAAAAATATGAACCATTTATTGATGCTAAATAATGCTATAGCGTGGAACTTCTGAGCGAACGACACCGTTTTGATATCTGAAAATCAAAATGGAATTTTGATACACGTGTGCCCTAAACCCCTCACATCGCGATAAACCCTTGCCTTGCACCTTCCTCCGTAAGCTGCACCCAAATTTGTGGTTCTTCATCAAATCTAGTTCACACTTCACTGACGGAGAAAAAGAGAGAGGATGGGAAGGTCGCGAAGAAAGTACAAGCAATCTCGTACGAAGGTTAGAATAGGGTTGCCGAAGAAGAAACCGCGGGTTTTCAAGCCGGCGTTTTCCGTTCCATCGAAGCTGGCAGAGTCAGTGGCAGACCTCGACCCCACCTGGGACGACCAGGGAACTGTAACTCAGAACTACAAGTCCTTCGGTGTCGTCTCCAACCCTAATTTGCTCAGCACCGAATATCGCACTCCCCAACTCGTCGACACCGAGTCGCTTCAGGATCCACCTCCCCCCGGCGACGACTACTCCGCCCTTGACGATTCCGGCAGTGACCTCGAAGAAGACGGTAACTCACTCCCTTTCTATCTTTGAATTTTCTTCTGATTTTTTAGCTCTGATGTGCTTTAATTAATTGGCTTCCTTCTCTAATAAATTATGAAATGTTAATTAGTTTAGCTAGTTCTTGTAATTGAGCCTTGAACCCTTGATTGATAGTTTTGTTCCAATAATACCCAGGGCATTTATATTAGTCTAAATTTCTTTTATCAAGGTACATGTAACACGTATTTTAATTTTCACTTAGGAAGATGGGTCTTTTTTATATATCTTTTTGGTTCATGTAGATTTGAAGTCAGCTCTAGGAAAGAAGAGGAGAGATGGTAGGGGTGCTCTTCCTCAACCTTTGACTGCGATTCAGCGCGTTCATATCAGCCGGCTGGTTGATAAATATGGAGATGATTACAAGGTTTGATATTGCTTTGTATTTTCAGGACTCTCAAATTATGAGATTAATGCTTAAATTACATGTTTGTGGTTACAAAAAATTGTGAGATGGGTGCTTATATGTGTGTCATCTTTTTTGCAGAGTATGCTCATGGATATAAAGCTAAACCCCATGCAGCATTCAGTTGCAACTTTAGAGAAGCTATGCAAGAGGTATCATATGCATAAAAACAAGAATCCCCTTATTTTGAGCAAGTGAAATATGCCATACTGAAGGTTGTAATTTTGATCTATGGATGTTGGTAATTTTGCGACACTGAGGATGTATTTTTCATCTTTTACATTACATGTACTTACTGACACACTTCGAAACGAAACAAGTTTGATCATTAGGAAATCCTGTTACTGCTTGCAAATTTATTCATGGTATATGGGTGTAAAAGTTGCTTTAAAACGAGTTTGATCATTGAGACCTTATGTGAACTATTAAATTCTTCACTAATGATATCTAATGACTCGACATGAAAGGCTGCTGTTATTGTTTGATGTTAAATATCACCTTGTTCTGTCTCTCGTCCTATCATCGAGTGTGAACAAAAGAGAAAAGGATTATGCGCGAAGGAAAGCAAAATTTATGTTTTGGTGCATGTCCCTTTCTTTGCTTCCCTCATATTCATATACAGAGTTTTCAAGGTAGCATTCATGTAATTGCCCGTGAATCACGGAAATTGATTATGCACGAAACTATTTACGAAGACTGGTTATTATCTTATCCAATATCCAGTTAGGCTACAGCTTCTTATACAATTTACGGACagaaaagaaacaaagagaaaaaggGAATCGGCTTCTATCTCATAACTGAATTCCCGTTTTTTTGCTTGAAAATTTATGTCACAAGGAAACACCCCTTTCTTATTAGTGATACTGACAAAGAACCCCTTCTTGAGAAGTAACACCAGCTTACAAGCGGTTTTAACAAACACGATACAGAATGTTATACACAAACCATATATCAACAAATGTGTATTCACATTTAAGCTTTGACCGCAGAAACTGAGATGGCTTCTTGACTCGTTTTGCTTAGACACCTACGAATAACCTGCATTGCGATTCCCAGTGTTCCTTTATCTGTTTAAGCCTCTCTACCCTTTCTGATTGAGCCCTTTCCTCCCAGTATTTCTGGCAGCTGTACAAGTATTTCAAACATTAGCTTATTAATAGAGTTACAAAGGATACACTGTAAGCACTCCTccaaaatttaaactttaataaTGGAACAAATAGGATCATACTTTCGGCCCAACAGTATATTTAGTTCTTCCAAGCGCACAGCTTCTTCATACACTCCACTCTGCAATATGAAAAGAAATCTTAGCATAAGCTCTATTGTCAGTGTAACAGACATCTAATCTATTATCCAAAAAAGTGGTTGACTTAGTTGCTCACGATATCAAAAGCCATAGAAACCTTgacaagaaagaacaatgaaactCAATTCATCAGATAAAAAAAATGCTTTTCCGCCTAAAGGCAAATGAAGCATGGAATAACATCCTTATCATGTGTGTTTGATATTACAATGTGTTTCATAGTCCATTAAATCATGGTTGAGTATCCATTGCACCTCTTAAACATAAGTTTTGGATGCAATAATCAGAACGGACACTCGGTTTTACATTTCATTCCAAGCAAAGGAGTTGCAGGAGAGCTTGCAAATTGCAATACAAATATGATATCTGATAAGGGGGTTACCTCTCGGCACAAAGGACATTTTTTCTTAGAATCGGATGCCTTAATTCCATCAACAATAGATACTGATGCAGCAGAGCAAGCACAAATATAGCAGAATATGTGGCCACAGGTTAGAGAAACTGGATCAAACACTGTGTCCTGTCATTGAGGAACAAGAGGGGATCAATATTGTTGATGTACTCCAAATATTCAGAAGATAAAATTGAAAGTTAAATTCTTTAGAGCTATAGATTCAAAAATTATTAGATACTATTAGGGGTCTGTTTACTTCTTATTTTCAATGATAGTACTTTTCGTTTCCAGGCTAAAaggtttttttattttcattcttttctagTTTTCTTCACAAAGTTCTAAAAACAGAAAACAGTATGAAATCATACAGAAAACAGTTTATGAATTCTGAGGTAGTATCTTCTACATTTTGGTGAAAGCTAAAGTTTTTCCTTCGGTTTAAAATCCTGACCCAATCTCTAACTTGACTAGATCTATTTGCATGACTGCATCCAAGCAATAGTAATCTATAAATAAATAACTACAGTGGGACTGCAATCTGAATGAAGATACTCCGTATGTGAATAAAACACACAAATTTAGTTCCAATACACCCAACAAATAATAATGAGTTAACTTACCAGGCATATAGAACAAGTCAAGTCTATATCAATTTTGATGGAATCAAGTAGCTCACAAGTGAGTGCTGGTTTTCCATCCTTAAATGAGAGAGAACATCCATCAAAGAAAGCATGTGCCTTCCTAGACTGGACCTTAGTTTCCCTCAGATTGATGTGGAAGGCCATAAGCTCACAAAGCCAAGGACTTTGCAGAATTTCCTTGTGCATACTCTGGACCTGTGACTTGAACATTTGTCCTTGCCTGGAATAATGAACCTGCATGCAGTGACAAATACAAttgaattaaataagtaataatcatatacaaattaaagaattAATTAACACGCCTCATAATAATTTTTCACCTGAATTGTCCAAACTCCAAACATAACAAGCAAAAAGGGCAATACCTTATCATATTTCTTCAGTATTTTTCTGATTGCAACAGCGTTTATGAGTGCATA is a genomic window of Arachis ipaensis cultivar K30076 chromosome B06, Araip1.1, whole genome shotgun sequence containing:
- the LOC107645632 gene encoding E3 ubiquitin-protein ligase BAH1 encodes the protein MKFCKRYQEYMQGQEKKLPVVGFKKLKKMLKRCSRRHSTSSSSRSSSSLPLNTCPDQCPVCDGTFFPSLLTEMSAIVGCFNQRAQKLLDLHLASGFRKYFFWFKGKSQGSHNALIQEGKDLVTYALINAVAIRKILKKYDKVHYSRQGQMFKSQVQSMHKEILQSPWLCELMAFHINLRETKVQSRKAHAFFDGCSLSFKDGKPALTCELLDSIKIDIDLTCSICLDTVFDPVSLTCGHIFCYICACSAASVSIVDGIKASDSKKKCPLCRESGVYEEAVRLEELNILLGRNCQKYWEERAQSERVERLKQIKEHWESQCRLFVGV
- the LOC107645631 gene encoding nucleolar protein 16, with translation MGRSRRKYKQSRTKVRIGLPKKKPRVFKPAFSVPSKLAESVADLDPTWDDQGTVTQNYKSFGVVSNPNLLSTEYRTPQLVDTESLQDPPPPGDDYSALDDSGSDLEEDDLKSALGKKRRDGRGALPQPLTAIQRVHISRLVDKYGDDYKSMLMDIKLNPMQHSVATLEKLCKRYHMHKNKNPLILSK